GTCGTTTTCATGGAACATCTGTTTAATCATGGTTTCATCATTATAAAGTTACGTTAGAGAATCGAATCACACAGGGCATTAATATCCTATAATCTCGCACCAGATTACGTGTAAATGTTAGTTGAATAACGATAAACGAAAGTATTTTATTGGCATCTAATCGGGAAGTTCTGCTTCTGTCGTGGATAGATTTGCGAAACCCCCGGCAAATCATTTAAAGAATGTCAAATCAAGTTTACTGGAAGTAGTAACGTACGTTTGGTAATGTACATTCGGTTCTCTTTTGTCCACATTGCGAAgtgttaatatttgtattaacatttaaatgttaatattttggaTGTCGGTCCACTGTATAATGTAagcagaaaagaaaataagaaatattggaATTGTTCTATTGCAATCAGTCCCGTACAAGTTACCTCTTCTAGTGATCATGATTTTTTACTTAACCAAATACTGCCAGTATTTGTACCGGCGTATTCACAATATTACCGATAGaccaaatttatttatgataataatatattaagggTTGAATGTCTTAAATCGAGGGAAGGTTATTGTAATATAAGCaaagcaaatttttgtaaagttgGAGCGCACAGTTCCTTTTCCCTCCTGAACAGAACGCTCGGAAAAGTTTAGAAAAGAAGTCAGGAAACATTATCGAGTCAAGGacacaaaaattgatttgttttattatatattatgttttctttatcaacGTGCAATCAAATATCAATCCTTCGCGAACAGATCAATTTGGAGGATAGAGAATTTCAGTcctgaaataaattgaaataaaattaaattttcaaatatacgcGGTTAAATTTGATGCAATAAATAAGCGCactataaacattataaaatttatagtgcAGGTATCGAATGTGTTGGCAATATCTCGATGCCTTCGCGAAGGGTTAATattattcgaatttttttatttattcaacaacTTGGCAatgattgtaaaaatttaaattttctttgttatttaaataagtcCCTGCTCATAATTCCTGACTGCTGTTACTGTTTCTTGTAATAACATATCGAGGATTTCAAGCGTTTCGTGAGTTTTCCTTGCAAGTTAATTATCCTTGTGCCTAATGTGAGTTTATTCCAACATGTTTACAACCTTTACTTGGATTGTATGCCGAATTAGCACGAGTAAACTCCTACGAACATTGAATATCGATTTAGGATCGCACACATTCACGCATCGAACGTCagttatattttgcaaaattttattgtagcGCATTATTTTCTATCGATTTTGCTTCGGATGTTTCTGTAAATAGAATATGAAATGGACCTGATAGATCTTTACGGTTTCTAAGAATGGTTCACCAAAGAGAACTCACTGTTCGTAAGAATGTTTCGAGAATGTTTCGAGAACTCTACATGAGAAATCGCGAATCGTGTTATGGAACTTTGTTATGGAATCAAGGTAAGCAAGTTGTCCATAAAGATTTTTGCGTTAACAAGGATAAGTTCTGATAATTAATGGGACCATTCACATTAAAGCGGCATTAAAGCGATGTAAGAGTAGATTGCGAACATTTTACGTCTTCTCAGAATAACAATTCAGTTATTTGAGTGTTTCATATATCTAGCTTCATCATCTTTTGCAGTCATCCGATAGCAATATCGAGTAAATAAAGATTCGACGTTCATTCTCAGTATTTAACGCAGTGTTAAACGCGTGTCAAAATAAATGGGTTCAGTTCCTACAGTTAATACATTTGCCGGGCATTTGGTGGTTGAATGTGAATAGTTGTACCATGTACATTTGCTATGCTGTAAAAATTTGGAGTACAATTATTGTAGAATAGAAAAATCTCACATAGGAGTGACTGTTCGCGCTAAGTTCACGATTATGTCATATGACCTTTTCTCGCTACATTTCTCGCTTTATCACTTCCATGTTTATTTTTCGCATTCGAGACTCTAGATCGATTCCAGATCGATTGGCTTGCAAAAGTTATCGGAGCGAATCTCCCCCTCTCCACCCTCTCTACATTTCGTTATTTCGTTTCGCTATCCGTTCTGAAATTCGAAATccttattgaaataataattatcgttactTTTACGATTATACGACTCGATGATGATTATGATATGATGATgttgagatataaaataaattgtgtaaatatacCATTTTTTGCACATAATTATCCTTGTTGCTCCGTGTCTTGTGCACATCCTTTATTATCTATCAGTCTTCCTTAAAGCTAATTGCTAaatcgtaaataaatatttaagccAATGTTCCAATATAAttccaaaattatattctttgttATACATAAggcgtaatttttttctgcataaAACGTaatacatttgtaattataaacaaagtatgatataacgtataaaaatgtaaattattatattttacactatACTTAAAAAAGCTAAATTATATTCAAGTACTTTCTGAGGTAGAAACGATCTTGCATCTGTTCTAGTTTTTCAAACATGCTTGCTTCTTCATTATAATTCAGTAAGCGTGTCAAGTAGAAGTGACTTATGGCTAGTCCAATAGTATAAAAACTGTTCCGTACTTTCAAGTGGGTATTTTATCTTCGCTCATTTTCCAGATGGCTctgtagaataaaatatcgaaaatataagcgcgaaacattaaaaataatataaaatatttcgcagtAAGTAATGATCCACTCTTACATGGCGTTGGAAAATTGAAGACCGGATATCTTGGCGCGAAAGGTTCATTGGCCCCGTGCACGTAATTAGATTCGTCTTGATCTTTGATGCTATCCGCTCTTTGCATACATTCTTCATAGGATGGAGGTGCTAGATATAGAaagaatcattttttatcattatcctcctttaaagaaataatttcacaaattcttgatttcaaaatctaaACAAGTTGTACGGAAGTTATGTATGTTTTCTGACTTTTAATTCtccaatataaaattatttgttttctgttgcaaatattaaatttcgaaaataaaattatcgatcgaagaattatcaaattttcgaTGAATTGTggtttataaagaaaaaaagtatctaCTTACGTATATCCCACTGATTTGCCGAGGTACTGGGTTGATTCGCAGAGGTAAAACCTATCGACGGATAAGGTGGTACATTTGGTGGTCTATAATCTGGAGACGTCGGCATTGGCGGTGGTGGGTCATAATCGTATTGCATAGGAGCTGAAGGTTGCGGTATAGTCTGCGTCTGAGGCGCGGATGTAATTATTGAATGTAGCGGAATCGTTCCGATCAAGATCGGATAACTTTTCGTGATGCTGCAATGCCTGtcggaaattaatttaaaaaaacataaatcttattcaattctttttggaaataaaaaatgatcaaatatttcttgcaaataacttgtaaattaatttcaaatttcggtaattttagagaattaacaaaaaaaaaattataatgcgtTTATATTGTTTCCTGTTGTATTTTGGAATGATGTATACGTACATTCCTGAAACGTGAACTGTAATACGTAAGGTGTACTTCTGATCTATTATACTGCAATATTCCAGTTGGGATGGCGGTATTGGCGGAACTTGTAATCGTGACACAACCTCGGCATGTCGATCAAACGGTCCTGCACTTTGTGTGGCTTTCACGACTGACTTATCCGTCTTGGTTGTATTATACGGTGCCTTCGCGTGGAATTCTAGAGACTttataaacagaaaaaaaattgttattttgttaattgaaaaaaattattattttagtaaaaattagCTTGATAGATTAAATTATAGGCAGATGGTCTATCGATGATATATGATCAATAATTACTTTGGGACATGGAGATATTAACTGGAGGGACTAAATTAAACCTACCCGTTCTAATTTAACGCAGATCTTTGTCACGTCGACCCTGCTGGTATTATCAAAGTTAATTATTGTCTCTATTGATTGTCCTGGAACGAATCCTGTCATCGGTATTCTGAAATTCGCCTTTATCGCACCCATGTCGAAACAGCAAAAGCAACAAAAGCTTTCAGCCGTTTCATCGTCTATGCCGAgctaatgaaaaatattgattgattttaACGAGAtcgttgatattttatttgtgcatttttattttcgagcaATTTCATTGTGTTGTATTGAAACAAAGAAAGTGCAAACTTATTTTACTCACACATTGTTGACTGTGAGCATTCAAATCGTAAGACGAGACCACGGTGAATGCAATTTTGCTCTCGTGATCAAATCTCCATGGTCTATCAATAACAGCTTTCGTCGTATATCTGATGTGACCATGCGTATGTTCGAAGCTGCATGGTATATTGTGGGgcaatgaaaaattgaaaggATATTTATGAAATCCCGCTGGCATCACCACTTCCCCATTgcctaaaattaataataaacattcttaTTTGTTATgcagcaaataaaaatgttttatcgtCCTAATTCgcaattaattcaaattaacGGTTAATTAAACTCAATCGTTTATCTGAATATTCGTTCATATatgttattgcaaatttttcttgcaaatgtgtcttgtaaaatgtaatgtcTTATAAAATTACCTGTATTTCCCAACAAGTAATAAGtcagattaaaatattgctcGCTCGCTTGAAAATGGTCAACGTGGGTGTGACTGCGTCCTTGAGAATCCTTCGTAGTCCTTCTTCTCTCCCAGCTAACATTAGCTTCTCCcttaattgacaattttaccgctgcaaaaatatctttatttttatctgtttattttagattgtgttaaaaagtatcttatatatatcttttttgagcatttaaagcaaaaaaatttgtaaaaattaatacagttgaaaaaattcctgaaaatatttctaaaatgccaataaataatatatagtcagtcaataaataatatatagtagAAACAGCATAattggaatatatatatatatgtatattctcaTGAAAAGTCCAaacgagaataaaaaaaagattttattaatgtttttcattCACAATTTACGAGATATATAACGAGAACTAATACATTAATTCCAACAATGTTGCGTCACGATGGACTCCACGCGAAGTTCAATGTCAGTTGAAACTTATCAATAGAATTCGCAGACACGTAGCATAACCGTgcattatataattgattatcaCTGGTATGCACAAAGTAATTGTAAGAatgataaaatcatatattatgCTCCCGAATAAGATCagtttttaaagtaatttaagTGATGAGCAATTAAGATCATCTTCTGTCTATTTTTAAGTTGTTTACTGTTTAAGTTCTTGGCTTTAGGTACGCAGACTGAAATATGCATAGTCAATTTCGAGAtgtttgagaaattaaaagcATTTAGAAACTCATGAGCGAGAAtgactttataaaatgtagCACTTGTTATCACATATAACGATAGAGTCCCGGGAAAAATGTATTGATACATCATAttctaatacaatattaataatgataagaatgagtataataatagcgaacaataataattttaataattgcgatTTCGCTCCTGAGATGCACAATAAAACGAGATAAGACTTGAGTgagtttttgtatttaaactATCAGGATGCGGTTTCTGATATCTATAACGTTCTGATATCCATATACAGTTTATcacttcttatttttatttaggttactcaatttttaatatatattctttttcaaattgaatttataaagtGCGAAACAAAAGTCTTATAACATTGCAGTAATATCAGTGTCACGTTTCGCACATGTGGTTCTTAACTTATGTTGCCAAGTGACGTCATACCAAGCGTCTGACAGGGAAGTCTTTGTAATTGACAGAACCCTACGGCAATTGAGCAATCAATGACAGAGAATGTCTGATACCTCATTTTTTAGTTTTGAGAATAAAAGGTATCGATAGCATATCgtgcaatttatattgtataagaaCGATTGTATAGAAACTATTCTTTTAAACACGTATTACAcgtatttaattaagttaaatgtgcttcaatataattgaaatttctaacttaattaattaacgagaTCATTGCATTgcaattagaataattaattttttattcttcttttttacagAAGTGCAAAGTTTTAAACTTTCAAATCCATTTTTTCGAAATGCTATAGATACCACATGTACTTATTACTGAAATTTCTTCGTTACTCCAATTTTTCCTACAGAATTTTTCCTGCAGAATTGGtattaagatattatatttattctcacATGTAATTCAAACAACATTCCTCACATTGAGAACCTGTTTTTCCCTTCTCACGACACTGGTTTCACACTGGCACGCATTTTTACACACGAATATACGCGCACTTCGACGACGGGACGCGTTCGCTGGCGCCCGACGCTCCTGCAACGCGGCGCCGTCGTCGTGATCGCTCGATACTGCTTGATCGCAAACCTCAAAGCGGCGACACGTGTTGGACGCTATTTACCTCTGACAGTCTTTACTCTGGCTAGATCGACGATGACATTGCCGGTAACGAGTTCGCCGGGTGTATAAGTTGCACCCGACCGATCGAACTCGATGCGAAAAGTTCTCAGCGACGGCATctggatatatgttgaaatCTGGTTTTCGAACCGGATTGAGAGGAAAAACGATCGACCAAAAGTCAAGGCGAGGAACACCGGATACAACCAACACACACGACGTTCACCGACTGATTGCGAGTGCGATCCTCCTGCGTGCCGCTAGTACCGCGTGTGCTGACTGCTTATATTGCCAGACCGACGCCAACGAGCGTCAAGTCGTGGGCGCATTCAAGTCAGCACCCCACCATAAATGTTATCAGGGCGCGTGATGATAGCTCCGTAATGGTCTCTCTAACTATACTTGTTTTTGTTTAACTATTCATAAATTACTGAGAATTTCAGTGAGATAAGATGAGAGGACATCTGTAGAAAATTTTTGgagcaatattttcaaaaataatttcgaaaagtaattaatgtaggaaatatttcacagaacaaaatttctcgttatttctctgcaaaattaaaaaaaaaaattatatctgtatgattgaataaatcataataaagatatatttttctaatataagttttaataataattaggaATTTAATATTGCACATAACTGCAAAATATCTGAATCATATAATGATCATCCCACGCAACGGGGGATGTAAAATTAGCtttcataaaatgttaaaaacatGATTCATTGTTCACTAACTAATATATGTCGCATGTAGTTATATTGTAGttagataaaaatgttattcttcAACTCCGTGTGTGGAAAACCAATACTGCAATGCATACTAGAAATACTAAACACGAATACGTCATTGTTGTACGTCATAGTAACGTGAATATTATCAATCGACGAAAATCATGAGTCATcaatcttatttataaaaataggtAACACAAATACAATTAGTAGATAAGATTAGCAGATTAGATCACTCGATATATTACGCATAGTGATGTCCGCTCCCCTTGGGACCGTATTACTGCATCGCGAGTgacgtatttttattctttatcgGACCATTGGGAATGCGCTATTTCCGCAAATGaagtatttttgttattcGTCAGACCTACTAATGGTCAATCGATGTTACGCTGCATCGCGTGTTCCACATTTCTATGCAAGTTTATTAAAGCTTTATTATTCGATTGTCTTAATCGGTTGATGAAtcgaaaataaagataattgtcAGAAGCAAGCCCAGATAATCAATCTGataaattaggaaataattctttcatatttaatgCGGATTATTCCAAGCAAAGGTGATTGAATGGTAATTGCATGCATCAAtactttatctttaaattcatACTGTACGCATTCGCTATCTGGTGGTTTCTGCTGCTACTAACTTTGCACTCGTATGATATGATATCCGCGTGAGTTATGCGGCGAAATCGATAttcttacaataattaaatttttagtatttgttTTAACTGATAGGCTAATGCTTCCCTTTTTTTAACGAGAATAATTCCAGAAacttatattgaaaaatttacgtCACGTGTAGTGCAGAAAATATGAATGCAAGCACGATTATATACTAATAATAGTTGATTCTCAGTGAGACTTATATAATATGCTACAtgcgaaaaagaaaacaagaaaaacattacaagatagttttaaaaataatgttcttcCTTCGAATTttgaattctttattttctgaatCACTTCCTTCCTGTacacattttatacataaatttaaattaaatggaaataacttattattatCAGAAGAAAACATGTTTCATCTGATATGTGGGGAGTTATATGAGATcacataattttcatttaatactTTTCAGGTGAATctgtaagaataaaatattgataacgtAACGAAACCGACAGAAATAATAGAgatcaattgatataattatctcACATGGCGTTGAGAACTTAAAGACCGGATATCTTGGCGCAAAGGGCTCATCAGCACCGTGCACGTAATTAGATTCGTCTTGATCTTTGATGTTATACGCTTTGTTCGTGCAGCATTCTTCGTATGATGGAGGTGCTAAATAAAAGAGACAATTTGATGTTAAATTctcgaatttaaaattaaaatttaataattttcgctAACGTAATTATACTTTAGAATTTTGATGTCCgcgaaaaacaattttgaattatagttttatgatatatgAGAATTATTGATTTCGTTCGATATTGGCAGGATTTGTTGGCtgataataaatactttacgTACCATTAAAAGAATCGTTTGTCGGCGGTGAGTCTGGATAAGACGTAATTGATGCTATATCAAGTTCTGAAGGCATTGGCATGATTTTGTTTTTCGATATAAATTGAGGCTCATGTGGAGAAGGCGAAATTTCAGGCGCGGATGGTGCAGGTCGCAGCGGTATTGTTCCGATTAAAACCGGATACTTCTTAGTGCTGTTGCAATGCCTGATGAGAGAAATTGATGCAAATGAATGCATTGTAACTGGACAATCTTCGAGCgcgtaaaatattgcataattaaaattcatctgatttattactatttttccTCGCGAAATATACACGTACATTCCTGAAACGTAAAATGTGATCTGTAGAATATAATTCAGGTGAATTATACTGCAGAATTCCAATTCCGAAGGTGGTATTGGTGGAATATATAATCGTGACATGATAACATCATATTTAGCAAATGGTTCGCTATTTTCCATTAATGCCACGGTTGAATAACACCGCTTCTTGGCCGTCGTTGCGTGAAGATCGATGGACTTTGTAAGCAAAAATTAACATCTGATCAAACATTCTGCACGGAATTCATTCTAACCAATCTGTATTAGATTATCTGCATTAGATAttacatcttatttttattgtacattgtatgcaaattaataatacctGCATTAATTTAGCCGagattttcttcaaattggtaatattttttaattcgagAGTCGTCTCGATCCATTGTCCCGGAACGAATCCTGTCGTTGGTATTTTAATACGCACATTCATCGAGCCATCGTCGAAACAGCAGAGGCTAGAGAAATTTTTGCTTAACTCATCACATATACCGATCTAATAAAAAACAcgtcattattttttgtatagtttctatttttatatttcatataaacaGCTATACTTATTGTGTAGCTTAATTTCGGaagtgaaataat
This DNA window, taken from Linepithema humile isolate Giens D197 chromosome 7, Lhum_UNIL_v1.0, whole genome shotgun sequence, encodes the following:
- the LOC105668512 gene encoding arrestin domain-containing protein 17-like, giving the protein MPSLRTFRIEFDRSGATYTPGELVTGNVIVDLARVKTVRAVKLSIKGEANVSWERRRTTKDSQGRSHTHVDHFQASEQYFNLTYYLLGNTGNGEVVMPAGFHKYPFNFSLPHNIPCSFEHTHGHIRYTTKAVIDRPWRFDHESKIAFTVVSSYDLNAHSQQCLGIDDETAESFCCFCCFDMGAIKANFRIPMTGFVPGQSIETIINFDNTSRVDVTKICVKLERSLEFHAKAPYNTTKTDKSVVKATQSAGPFDRHAEVVSRLQVPPIPPSQLEYCSIIDQKYTLRITVHVSGMHCSITKSYPILIGTIPLHSIITSAPQTQTIPQPSAPMQYDYDPPPPMPTSPDYRPPNVPPYPSIGFTSANQPSTSANQWDIPPPSYEECMQRADSIKDQDESNYVHGANEPFAPRYPVFNFPTP
- the LOC105668247 gene encoding arrestin domain-containing protein 3-like: MPSLKIFRIEFDRPDGIYVPGEIVSGNVIIDLANEKIVRALKLFAKGEATVSWSESTSSTDADGNSRSDTTYYDKTENYFNFIIPLLERTEDDGKVHIPVGLNKYSFHIKLPCNIPCSFEHVDGHIRYTIKAVIDRPWRFNHECKAAFTVITAYDLNMRHQQCIGICDELSKNFSSLCCFDDGSMNVRIKIPTTGFVPGQWIETTLELKNITNLKKISAKLMQSIDLHATTAKKRCYSTVALMENSEPFAKYDVIMSRLYIPPIPPSELEFCSIIHLNYILQITFYVSGMHCNSTKKYPVLIGTIPLRPAPSAPEISPSPHEPQFISKNKIMPMPSELDIASITSYPDSPPTNDSFNAPPSYEECCTNKAYNIKDQDESNYVHGADEPFAPRYPVFKFSTPYSPEKY